Proteins encoded together in one Orrella marina window:
- a CDS encoding DUF937 domain-containing protein: MSISMGADRSIEHVSRADGKVHVEFLDRSQNELNQLSRNRRMQILDMLVQTGGLQSIAKELGITEAQAASGAQALAPAILGGMQKQEQTRHPLNFSGLGGLLEQVLKPQATDLSEGNDVLGQIFGSKDISRAVTQNAASQTGLDQSVLKKMLPMLAMLIAGYVSKQSTGQSSDAGSGLGSMLGGLLSGGLGSLGQSGESAGSSSKQSSTQGIAAMFDMNRDGNALDDILRMVGKSLRS, translated from the coding sequence TTGTCAATTTCAATGGGTGCTGATCGCAGCATCGAGCATGTTTCGAGGGCTGATGGTAAGGTTCATGTTGAGTTTCTGGACCGGAGCCAGAACGAACTGAATCAACTTTCAAGGAATCGCCGCATGCAGATTCTGGACATGCTCGTACAGACCGGTGGACTGCAATCCATCGCCAAAGAACTCGGTATCACTGAGGCTCAGGCTGCCAGTGGCGCTCAGGCACTCGCACCAGCCATTCTGGGTGGTATGCAGAAGCAGGAGCAGACCCGCCATCCTTTGAACTTTTCTGGGTTGGGTGGGCTTCTGGAGCAAGTGCTCAAGCCACAGGCAACCGATCTGAGTGAGGGCAATGATGTGCTTGGACAGATCTTCGGCTCCAAAGACATCAGCCGGGCAGTGACACAGAATGCAGCTTCGCAGACCGGCCTGGATCAGTCTGTGCTCAAAAAAATGTTGCCCATGCTGGCGATGTTGATTGCCGGTTATGTTTCGAAGCAATCCACAGGGCAGTCGTCCGATGCTGGATCAGGGCTGGGCAGTATGCTGGGTGGCCTGCTTTCAGGCGGGCTCGGGAGCCTGGGTCAATCAGGAGAGTCCGCAGGGTCTTCCTCGAAACAATCATCGACCCAGGGGATTGCGGCGATGTTCGACATGAATCGTGACGGTAATGCGCTGGATGATATTCTGAGAATGGTTGGAAAGTCGCTACGCTCATAG
- a CDS encoding putative transporter small subunit: MSSFWITFYILIWPVISAGVLAVLLFSLVKDWLKARKSGRDMV, translated from the coding sequence ATGTCCAGCTTCTGGATCACTTTCTACATTCTCATCTGGCCCGTGATTTCCGCGGGAGTCCTGGCCGTTTTACTTTTTTCTCTCGTCAAAGACTGGCTAAAAGCCCGTAAAAGCGGGCGAGACATGGTCTGA
- a CDS encoding NAD(P)-binding domain-containing protein, which produces MTRIDHLQIGFIGAGRLAKALARLCSIRGLSVSAIGSRSAVHAKELAALLSGCVSMSAQHVADTCDLIFITTPDHAIKATADSITWRPGTFVVHCSGATEVEALHKAATDGAFIGGFHPLQSFADPDAAIQSLSGCTITVEARESRLNETLVTIAELLDCKVNRLPRGLALFIMLPLDMLRSL; this is translated from the coding sequence ATGACACGTATCGATCACCTGCAAATCGGATTCATCGGCGCAGGCCGCCTGGCTAAGGCCCTGGCCCGCCTCTGTTCGATTCGCGGACTGAGTGTCAGCGCCATCGGTAGCCGGAGTGCCGTTCATGCAAAAGAGCTCGCTGCGTTGCTCAGTGGGTGTGTCAGCATGTCAGCTCAACACGTGGCTGACACCTGTGACCTGATTTTTATAACAACACCTGACCATGCCATTAAAGCGACTGCGGACAGCATTACATGGCGGCCCGGAACTTTCGTTGTGCACTGTAGCGGAGCCACTGAAGTCGAGGCGCTGCACAAAGCGGCAACAGACGGTGCATTCATCGGTGGCTTTCACCCTTTGCAGAGTTTTGCGGATCCGGACGCGGCGATACAATCATTGTCCGGCTGCACGATTACCGTTGAGGCTAGGGAAAGCAGACTGAACGAAACGCTAGTGACGATCGCAGAGCTCCTGGACTGCAAGGTCAATCGGCTACCCCGGGGGCTCGCCCTCTTTATCATGCTGCCGCTGGATATGCTTCGCAGTTTGTGA
- a CDS encoding carbonic anhydrase family protein → MQHSRDCCSPASPKNQSRRNWLKTSAGAGLAAATAGLSVVPATSFAASLTEEQRNAMTPDQVIEMLREGNARFRSGKMQSHDFLAQKRATASGQYPAAVVLSCIDSRAPAEIIFDTGIGDAFGARIAGNISTPDLIGSMEFACAVAGAKLVLVVGHTACGAIAGAISGVQLGNLTGLLQQIEPAVATTVYDGERTGSNPAFVDAVAQENVLRTVEAIRKNSSILAELEKEGRIKIVGSMYDLSNGEVTFLS, encoded by the coding sequence ATGCAACATTCACGTGATTGCTGCTCGCCCGCATCCCCGAAAAATCAATCCCGACGTAACTGGCTCAAGACCAGTGCCGGTGCCGGCCTTGCCGCAGCGACAGCCGGTCTCTCGGTTGTACCCGCCACATCTTTCGCTGCCTCACTGACGGAAGAGCAGCGCAATGCCATGACCCCTGACCAGGTCATCGAAATGCTGCGAGAAGGCAATGCGCGTTTTCGGAGTGGGAAGATGCAGTCGCACGACTTTCTTGCGCAGAAGAGAGCGACAGCATCGGGCCAGTACCCGGCTGCAGTGGTGCTCAGTTGCATCGATTCACGCGCACCGGCCGAAATCATTTTTGACACAGGAATCGGAGATGCGTTCGGTGCACGCATCGCAGGCAATATTTCCACGCCCGACCTGATTGGCAGTATGGAGTTCGCCTGCGCTGTAGCGGGTGCAAAGCTTGTTCTGGTGGTGGGCCATACCGCGTGTGGGGCGATTGCCGGGGCAATCAGCGGTGTGCAACTAGGTAACCTGACTGGTTTACTTCAGCAGATTGAACCCGCAGTCGCGACAACGGTCTATGACGGTGAGCGTACGGGCAGTAATCCTGCATTTGTCGATGCCGTCGCGCAGGAGAACGTACTGCGTACCGTAGAGGCCATTCGCAAGAATAGTTCTATACTGGCTGAGCTGGAGAAAGAGGGCAGAATCAAGATAGTCGGTTCCATGTACGACTTGTCCAATGGCGAAGTGACATTTCTGAGTTAG
- a CDS encoding PIN domain-containing protein, with translation MAGHARYTALLDACVLYPLAMTDALMSLATAGLYAAKWTTRIEQEWIRSLERQRPELVGRLTIRRDSMRQAVPDWEVPESAWAPLVSGIVLPDRGDVHVLAAAIAGHTDCIVTSNLKDFPVEVLQPYGIEAIDPDTFIVNQWELDPVRVITAFKRMRARRRKPSAGPEEFAYALEVGGLPATAERLRVAAELI, from the coding sequence ATGGCTGGTCATGCTCGGTACACGGCACTTCTGGATGCCTGCGTTCTTTATCCCTTGGCGATGACCGATGCACTAATGAGCCTTGCTACAGCGGGACTGTATGCGGCCAAGTGGACAACCAGAATTGAACAAGAGTGGATACGCTCTTTGGAGCGGCAGCGACCTGAACTTGTGGGCAGGCTCACGATACGGCGTGATTCGATGCGTCAGGCTGTGCCCGATTGGGAAGTGCCAGAGTCTGCGTGGGCACCGTTAGTTAGCGGAATCGTGTTGCCTGACCGTGGTGATGTGCACGTTCTGGCCGCTGCGATTGCTGGTCATACTGATTGCATCGTAACTTCGAACCTGAAGGACTTTCCGGTCGAGGTGCTACAGCCTTACGGCATTGAAGCAATCGACCCTGACACGTTCATCGTCAACCAGTGGGAACTTGACCCCGTGCGCGTCATCACCGCATTCAAGCGTATGCGAGCGCGCCGAAGAAAGCCTTCGGCAGGTCCAGAAGAATTCGCCTATGCGCTTGAGGTTGGAGGCTTACCAGCCACGGCCGAAAGGTTGAGAGTCGCTGCGGAATTGATCTGA
- a CDS encoding DUF2520 domain-containing protein: MNVLLRDAALIWSSWGGTSNEAIHALMPLVRGTLASIEQLGPVASMPGPVSRGDVDSVAKHIKALADNDPSMLSLYSALCSETVSMAQESGRINIEQAAELRALLSIAGTRSVPKSDKTV, encoded by the coding sequence GTGAACGTATTGTTGCGCGATGCCGCTCTCATCTGGTCATCGTGGGGTGGCACGAGCAATGAGGCAATTCATGCGCTGATGCCCCTGGTGCGCGGAACACTGGCGTCAATTGAGCAACTGGGCCCGGTTGCCAGCATGCCTGGCCCGGTTTCGCGAGGTGATGTGGACTCTGTTGCAAAACATATCAAGGCATTGGCCGACAATGATCCTTCCATGTTGTCTTTGTACAGTGCGTTGTGCAGTGAAACTGTTTCAATGGCACAGGAAAGTGGGCGTATCAACATAGAGCAAGCAGCAGAACTCAGGGCGTTACTTTCGATTGCCGGCACTCGCTCAGTACCGAAGTCCGATAAGACCGTTTAA
- a CDS encoding helix-turn-helix domain-containing protein produces the protein MRTVDRVREVAPPLLNPHDKEMVRAAQRCIMASLDHSRAASITLTTDTGETPTVEVPPAALKLIGQLLGAMSEGRAVMLVPADQEFTTVEAANFLNVSRPFVIKEIESGRLPHRKVGSHRRVAFDDLMAYAQKMREQQASALERMADNARELGLEY, from the coding sequence ATGCGAACAGTCGATCGAGTCCGCGAGGTCGCCCCACCCCTATTGAACCCTCACGACAAGGAGATGGTTCGAGCGGCTCAGCGTTGCATCATGGCATCGCTTGATCATTCTCGTGCTGCGTCCATTACCTTAACCACAGACACTGGGGAGACGCCAACTGTTGAGGTGCCGCCGGCAGCACTGAAGTTGATAGGTCAGTTGCTTGGTGCAATGAGCGAGGGGCGTGCAGTTATGTTGGTGCCCGCTGATCAAGAATTCACAACGGTGGAAGCGGCAAATTTCCTCAATGTGTCACGTCCATTTGTCATCAAGGAAATCGAATCAGGAAGATTACCGCACCGCAAGGTTGGGTCACATCGTCGTGTCGCTTTTGATGATCTGATGGCCTACGCACAAAAAATGCGTGAGCAGCAAGCGAGTGCACTGGAGCGGATGGCAGATAATGCACGCGAGTTGGGTCTGGAGTATTAA
- a CDS encoding glycine betaine ABC transporter substrate-binding protein, translating into MNDPEIVDYELYELADSTRFFPTYQAAPLTSKNALTRTPEIESVINLLAGKINHTRMRELNAAVSLDGGPVHSGCTKVFVRIRPG; encoded by the coding sequence GTGAATGACCCCGAGATCGTCGACTATGAACTGTACGAACTGGCAGACTCAACCCGGTTTTTCCCAACGTACCAGGCTGCGCCACTGACCTCCAAAAATGCGCTCACTCGCACACCTGAGATCGAGTCCGTCATCAATCTGCTTGCAGGGAAGATCAATCACACCAGAATGCGTGAACTCAACGCTGCCGTGAGTCTGGATGGAGGTCCTGTCCACTCAGGTTGCACAAAGGTCTTTGTGCGAATTAGGCCTGGTTAA
- a CDS encoding TAXI family TRAP transporter solute-binding subunit, producing MRAVRHAVRGRDVDLSPGRVPIEAVISAQSRLAIAPAVAAFIAGPDGTTPNLRVEALAGIGSTFLHALSLAGHPVSPVKATTIATGPQGSASHTLATVLANTSQQEKTVLSLADSDALTASQALQDNLAEVALLFATPGRPDFQSALSQEQITLVDADAWWNSDARLALPVLREAQIDPGVYAGVDRTVSTIATQLILFGPSGRDHFTMGPQGPGVYCDEVNLRNDRINPYPSHALLLIAIIGCLVWAGWLYIRPEHKSDTRPWE from the coding sequence TTGCGAGCGGTCCGACATGCCGTGCGAGGACGCGACGTTGACCTTTCACCGGGACGCGTTCCGATCGAGGCAGTCATTTCCGCACAGTCAAGGCTTGCCATCGCTCCCGCCGTGGCGGCGTTCATTGCGGGACCTGACGGCACAACTCCCAACCTGCGAGTTGAAGCACTGGCAGGCATTGGCTCAACATTTCTGCATGCACTCTCTCTTGCTGGGCACCCCGTTTCTCCTGTCAAGGCCACCACGATTGCAACAGGTCCGCAAGGATCTGCATCGCATACACTTGCAACAGTCCTGGCCAACACCAGCCAACAGGAGAAAACTGTACTTTCATTGGCCGACAGCGATGCGCTGACAGCGTCTCAAGCCTTGCAGGACAATCTCGCCGAGGTCGCCCTGCTATTCGCAACGCCAGGCAGACCGGACTTTCAGAGTGCACTATCTCAGGAGCAAATCACGCTCGTTGACGCAGATGCCTGGTGGAACAGCGACGCCAGACTGGCGCTGCCTGTCTTGCGCGAGGCGCAGATCGATCCGGGTGTCTACGCTGGCGTCGACAGAACCGTTTCAACCATCGCCACCCAGTTGATCCTGTTCGGGCCCAGCGGACGTGATCACTTCACCATGGGCCCACAAGGGCCAGGTGTGTACTGCGATGAAGTCAATCTTCGGAATGACCGGATTAATCCGTATCCGAGCCACGCCCTGCTGTTGATTGCGATCATCGGGTGTCTTGTCTGGGCCGGATGGCTTTACATTCGACCAGAGCACAAGTCAGACACAAGACCCTGGGAATAG
- a CDS encoding cysteine dioxygenase family protein yields MDIQVRHDAVMSTIEQITSLGANLHELETREKIRKLLENLAIQSDLFPEEDFKPRPGASGGLYELYVAPDRSLSLYASAGASGKYQPPHDHTTWAVIAGIRGIERNQFFECLERDDATSSGTIRFVRDAEVGPGQSVTLAADEFHTIAVDEGGDALHLHLYGNALDTLVGRIGFESETGGQFKRFMAKPMTFAPWVTQDELEQMESDGKALTILSFTLGDLCMAVGGAGLQPGDRIVLIDAQSQNDSAAEEQVRALQRKGFHNIAVLKPVN; encoded by the coding sequence GTGGATATTCAAGTCCGTCACGACGCTGTCATGAGCACAATCGAGCAGATAACATCGCTCGGAGCTAATCTACATGAACTCGAAACCCGCGAGAAGATCCGCAAGTTGCTTGAGAATCTGGCGATCCAGTCTGACCTGTTTCCGGAAGAAGACTTCAAACCTCGGCCAGGCGCCTCAGGTGGCCTGTATGAACTGTATGTGGCACCTGATCGTTCCTTGTCTTTGTATGCCTCGGCAGGCGCTAGCGGCAAGTACCAGCCCCCGCATGACCACACCACCTGGGCGGTCATTGCAGGCATTCGGGGGATCGAACGCAATCAGTTCTTCGAATGCCTGGAACGCGACGACGCAACATCAAGTGGCACGATCCGCTTTGTACGGGATGCAGAGGTTGGACCAGGTCAAAGTGTGACGCTTGCTGCGGATGAGTTTCATACGATCGCAGTGGACGAGGGTGGTGATGCATTGCACCTGCATTTGTATGGAAATGCACTGGATACCTTGGTAGGTCGTATCGGGTTTGAGTCCGAAACCGGTGGACAATTCAAGCGTTTCATGGCCAAACCCATGACATTTGCGCCGTGGGTGACACAAGATGAACTTGAACAGATGGAATCCGACGGCAAAGCACTGACGATCCTGTCTTTCACGCTTGGTGATCTCTGTATGGCCGTAGGCGGGGCAGGGTTGCAACCAGGAGACAGGATTGTGCTGATTGACGCGCAGTCCCAGAATGATTCTGCCGCCGAAGAGCAAGTCCGGGCGCTCCAACGCAAGGGGTTCCATAACATTGCAGTGCTCAAGCCTGTGAACTGA
- a CDS encoding prepilin peptidase: MLNLWTVWSIPAPVVVPIFAGVWCIGLFFLMRQGYERVREIEPEQAHRIQRVDGWAGVVAGPLMGMAVWWVFGATPAAVASLMVSLFLWVLAVIDARTGYLPDLLTLSLVWLGLLANLHTGFAALQEAVLGAVAGYLFLWLIAMAFVWSTGRHGLGRGDCKLLAALGAWFGLAALPFILLLASATGLCVALVWRLTGKLQAGQSFSFGPFLAASGVFYLFWAYC; the protein is encoded by the coding sequence ATGCTGAATCTCTGGACAGTCTGGTCCATCCCCGCTCCCGTTGTTGTGCCCATCTTTGCTGGCGTCTGGTGCATCGGACTATTTTTTCTGATGCGTCAGGGTTACGAGCGCGTTCGGGAAATTGAACCGGAGCAGGCGCATCGAATACAGCGTGTAGACGGGTGGGCCGGCGTGGTTGCGGGACCGCTGATGGGTATGGCTGTCTGGTGGGTGTTTGGCGCAACGCCGGCAGCGGTGGCCAGCCTGATGGTATCTCTGTTCCTGTGGGTGCTTGCGGTGATTGATGCCCGCACTGGATATTTGCCGGATTTGCTGACCCTTTCACTCGTCTGGCTGGGGTTGCTGGCGAATCTGCATACAGGGTTTGCCGCGTTACAAGAGGCGGTGCTCGGCGCAGTGGCGGGCTATCTGTTTCTTTGGCTGATTGCGATGGCGTTCGTTTGGTCGACGGGTCGTCACGGGCTTGGGCGCGGCGACTGCAAGCTGCTTGCCGCGCTAGGTGCCTGGTTCGGCCTGGCCGCCTTGCCATTTATCCTCCTGCTTGCGTCAGCAACAGGGCTGTGTGTTGCTCTCGTCTGGCGGCTGACCGGAAAGCTGCAGGCGGGCCAGTCTTTCAGCTTCGGCCCTTTCCTTGCAGCGTCAGGTGTGTTCTACCTGTTCTGGGCATATTGCTGA
- a CDS encoding TIGR03862 family flavoprotein, protein MPEYAYQSVAIIGGGPAGLMAAEILAQNGHSVIVYEAKPSLARKFLRAGIGGLNITHSEDYALFCTRYGPEQARLQIILDHFPPLTLRAWLESLGVSTFAGSSGKVFPEGMKAAPLLRLWIQRLRGLGVQFRLRHRWQGWNADGSVRFDTPNGSIKARPRAVLLALGGGSWPQLGSDAAWVPWLREKSIQVTPLQSANCGFEVAWSEHLRERHAGAQLKPVTMRLTDQQGNTSQRRGELIISQYGVEGNLIYHYSRSLREMIKTEGSATFTLDLAPDRTEQQILAALRHPRGKRSLSSHLKTRLNLSGIRTALLWETLGKAAGDDLTRLAQQIKALPITVTAPRPLAEAISTAGGVHLDELDERLMLKSLPGVFLAGEMLDWEAPTGGYLLTACLAQGRWAGAGVQAWLEQQL, encoded by the coding sequence ATGCCCGAATACGCCTATCAGTCAGTTGCCATTATTGGCGGTGGACCCGCAGGTCTGATGGCAGCAGAGATACTGGCGCAAAACGGCCATTCTGTCATCGTTTACGAAGCCAAACCTTCGTTGGCACGCAAGTTTCTCAGAGCCGGCATTGGTGGACTCAACATCACCCACAGTGAAGACTACGCCTTGTTCTGCACCCGCTATGGCCCAGAACAGGCTCGCTTGCAAATCATTCTGGATCACTTTCCACCACTGACGTTACGAGCCTGGCTGGAATCGCTGGGCGTCTCGACCTTCGCGGGATCCTCGGGCAAAGTATTCCCTGAAGGCATGAAAGCCGCGCCGTTGCTACGGCTCTGGATTCAACGACTGCGTGGACTAGGCGTACAGTTCAGACTACGCCATCGCTGGCAGGGTTGGAACGCAGACGGGAGCGTGCGATTCGACACCCCGAATGGATCAATCAAGGCACGTCCGCGTGCAGTCCTCCTCGCCCTCGGTGGTGGCAGCTGGCCACAACTGGGATCCGATGCGGCCTGGGTGCCGTGGCTACGCGAAAAGTCAATCCAGGTGACACCTCTGCAAAGCGCCAATTGCGGATTTGAAGTCGCCTGGAGCGAGCACCTGCGCGAGCGACATGCGGGCGCACAACTCAAGCCGGTCACAATGCGCTTGACGGATCAGCAAGGCAACACCAGCCAGCGTCGTGGCGAACTCATCATCAGCCAGTACGGCGTGGAAGGCAACCTGATCTATCATTATTCGCGCAGCCTGCGTGAAATGATCAAGACAGAAGGCAGTGCCACTTTCACGCTCGATCTGGCTCCTGACCGAACTGAGCAACAAATACTGGCCGCCTTGCGTCACCCACGTGGCAAACGATCTCTGTCCAGTCATCTCAAAACCAGACTCAATCTGTCAGGCATCCGTACAGCCTTGCTCTGGGAGACTTTGGGCAAAGCCGCCGGCGACGACCTTACCCGACTGGCCCAGCAGATCAAAGCGCTACCGATCACCGTGACTGCGCCACGTCCTTTGGCCGAGGCCATCAGCACGGCAGGTGGAGTACACCTGGACGAACTGGATGAGCGCCTGATGCTCAAGTCGCTGCCTGGTGTCTTTCTAGCCGGCGAGATGCTGGATTGGGAGGCACCCACCGGAGGGTACTTACTGACTGCCTGCCTGGCCCAGGGGCGATGGGCTGGCGCCGGTGTTCAGGCATGGCTAGAGCAGCAGCTATAA
- a CDS encoding sodium:solute symporter family protein, producing MQEPVFYQLSITHAIVLLVGFYGLTFLLSLLIGKKRENVDSYMVSNNAVGFGLAAASMIATWIWAASFYASATSGFKYGLSGPIHYGFWGALMILFIYPFGRRFRALAPKAHTLAEVIHARHGSSSQLIMAVSNLIGSCISLMVNFTAAGALVAVLTPLTFIQGVLIAGVGVLSYTLWSGFRASVITDFVQLIAMIIAAVVIIPIIFVNAGGTDMLMANMSNLSAQQQDFFSSTAILEQGAPYFVAVLAYAIGNQTIAQRLFAVREDLIKPTFLTATIGYGAVVIGLGMLGMLALFVGLQPADGNMNNIIPQMASQYLPPIGIVLFFVLVIGSLSSTADSDLSALSAIMMTDIYGKNIAKGRVNPQRMLWWGRMTMVVATLAGVIFASLRLDILVMLVFVGALWGAIVFPVIISFYWGKITNRAFTTSVIAAVVLFTIARFEILPLTGIVAVFFEISASIGAGVVLGLMTFAFFNRHLAIAVGVLVAIGAMPYAIGALRDYPVLLSSLTAYGVSAVICTIMSWRSKENFDFDTLAQKVTSFQSTTSELKGKQSVSENPRDTSRNQTNADGSVTSASPTTPAPGASRA from the coding sequence ATGCAAGAACCTGTCTTTTACCAATTATCGATCACTCACGCGATCGTTCTTCTGGTGGGTTTCTACGGACTCACCTTCCTTCTCTCATTGCTGATTGGCAAGAAGCGGGAGAACGTGGACAGCTACATGGTGTCAAACAATGCTGTCGGGTTTGGTCTGGCAGCCGCCAGCATGATCGCCACCTGGATCTGGGCTGCGTCCTTCTATGCCAGCGCAACCTCGGGGTTCAAGTACGGTCTGTCAGGTCCTATCCACTACGGATTCTGGGGCGCCTTGATGATTCTCTTCATCTACCCTTTTGGTCGCCGGTTTCGAGCGCTGGCGCCCAAGGCCCACACACTGGCAGAAGTCATTCACGCCCGACACGGATCATCAAGCCAGTTGATCATGGCAGTTTCCAACCTGATCGGTAGCTGCATCAGCCTGATGGTGAACTTCACCGCTGCGGGAGCACTAGTTGCCGTCCTGACCCCACTGACTTTCATCCAGGGCGTGCTCATCGCCGGGGTTGGCGTCCTGTCCTACACGCTATGGTCTGGTTTCAGGGCATCTGTCATCACGGACTTCGTCCAGCTGATCGCCATGATCATCGCTGCTGTGGTCATCATCCCCATCATCTTCGTCAACGCAGGCGGCACCGATATGTTGATGGCCAACATGTCGAACCTGTCTGCGCAGCAACAGGACTTCTTTTCCTCGACAGCGATTCTTGAACAGGGCGCTCCATATTTTGTGGCGGTTCTGGCCTATGCCATCGGCAATCAGACCATCGCTCAGCGGTTGTTTGCTGTGCGTGAAGACCTGATCAAGCCCACTTTCCTGACCGCGACAATCGGATACGGTGCCGTCGTGATCGGTCTGGGCATGCTGGGCATGCTGGCGCTGTTTGTCGGGCTGCAGCCCGCTGATGGCAACATGAACAACATCATTCCCCAGATGGCTTCCCAGTACCTGCCACCGATCGGCATCGTGCTTTTCTTCGTTCTGGTCATTGGCTCACTGTCGTCAACGGCCGACTCTGACCTGTCCGCTCTGTCGGCCATCATGATGACTGACATTTACGGCAAAAATATTGCCAAAGGACGTGTCAATCCGCAGCGCATGCTCTGGTGGGGCCGCATGACCATGGTTGTTGCCACCTTGGCAGGCGTGATCTTCGCAAGCTTGCGCCTGGATATTCTGGTGATGCTGGTATTTGTCGGTGCGCTATGGGGTGCCATTGTCTTCCCCGTGATTATCAGCTTCTACTGGGGCAAAATCACCAATCGCGCATTCACCACCTCGGTCATCGCAGCCGTCGTGCTCTTCACCATTGCCCGCTTTGAGATCCTGCCTTTAACCGGCATTGTGGCCGTGTTCTTTGAGATCAGCGCATCCATTGGCGCCGGGGTTGTCCTTGGCCTGATGACGTTTGCGTTTTTCAATCGTCACCTTGCCATCGCCGTCGGTGTGCTCGTGGCAATCGGAGCCATGCCGTATGCAATCGGAGCCTTGCGTGACTATCCTGTGTTGCTGAGTTCACTGACGGCCTACGGAGTCAGTGCGGTCATATGCACCATCATGAGCTGGCGCAGCAAGGAGAATTTTGATTTCGACACGCTCGCCCAGAAGGTCACGTCGTTTCAGTCCACCACCAGCGAGCTCAAGGGAAAGCAGTCTGTCAGCGAGAATCCGCGCGACACCTCTCGCAATCAAACAAACGCAGACGGCTCCGTAACATCCGCAAGCCCGACGACCCCGGCTCCGGGTGCCTCGCGCGCCTGA
- a CDS encoding type IV toxin-antitoxin system AbiEi family antitoxin domain-containing protein: protein MERNSRYNLIKRLQADLPRGAPFDLATLATFGVSPKLAADYAKSGWLVRLAQGVYAFPNDHFSVYGALQFLQRHVPGLHVGGKSALALHGIRHNLGRDTLVLWGDTRYALPDWFTTRFPARYVYARLFEWPDNMLAAKTLGTPPGQPDASCVSVAERAVLEMLYDAGTRQSLEEARNLFDGLRTPRKDLLGQLLACCTSVKTIRMFLTWARETGVVNVDDILAHYCLRTGSNKRWMSQLPDGTLLSLKPHG from the coding sequence ATGGAAAGAAATTCACGATACAATCTAATCAAGCGACTTCAGGCTGACCTGCCGCGCGGCGCACCATTCGACCTGGCCACGCTAGCAACGTTTGGCGTGTCACCCAAGCTCGCCGCTGATTACGCCAAGAGCGGCTGGCTCGTGCGCCTGGCGCAAGGCGTCTATGCCTTCCCAAACGATCACTTCAGTGTCTACGGCGCATTACAGTTTCTCCAGCGCCACGTCCCCGGTCTGCATGTCGGCGGCAAGAGCGCTTTGGCGTTGCACGGTATCAGGCACAATCTGGGCCGCGACACACTGGTCCTGTGGGGCGACACCCGCTACGCACTTCCTGACTGGTTCACCACGCGATTCCCTGCCCGCTATGTCTATGCACGCCTCTTTGAGTGGCCTGACAACATGCTGGCTGCCAAGACCCTGGGAACGCCTCCAGGTCAACCTGACGCATCATGCGTGTCGGTGGCCGAGCGCGCAGTGCTGGAAATGCTGTATGACGCTGGCACCCGACAAAGCCTGGAAGAAGCACGCAATCTCTTCGATGGCCTGCGCACACCTCGCAAAGACCTGCTTGGCCAGTTACTGGCGTGCTGCACCAGCGTGAAGACCATCAGAATGTTCCTAACATGGGCGCGAGAAACCGGTGTGGTGAACGTCGATGACATCCTTGCTCACTACTGTCTGCGCACAGGCAGCAACAAGCGCTGGATGAGCCAACTCCCGGACGGTACTTTACTAAGCCTGAAGCCACATGGATAA